The DNA sequence CGCCGGTTCCTTCTTCTTTCCCCCACTACCGGTACTCTTCTTCGCTGTATCCAGAGCCCCCAAGAACCCCTTCACAACATCATCAATGTAAGTAAAATCTCTAGCAACCATTCCACCATCCGGCGCCTCAAACACAGTGATCTGCTTCCCCTTCAGTATATCCTTCGTGAAGAAAAAATACGCCATGTCGGGCCTTCCCCAAGGCCCGTAAACCGTGAAGAACCTCAGGCCCGTGATTGAAAGCCCGTAGATGTGATTATAACTATGGGCTATTTCCTCCCCTGCTTTTTTCGTTGCCGCGTAGAGGCTCGCGGGCTGGTCCGTACGGTCCTTCTCGGAGAAAGGAACCTTGGAGTTGAGCCCGTACACAGAACTCGACGAGGCCCAAACCACAGCGGGCTGAGGGTTCGCTGTCTTGCATGCTTCTAGAAGGTTCACGAACCCAGCGACGTTGCTGTGGACGTAGGAGGAAGGGTTCTGCATTGCGTAGCGGACTCCAGCCTGAGCAGCCAGGTGAGCCACGTGTGTGAACGGCACGACGTCGAAGAGCTTTCGGAGGAGTGCGGCGTCGTTGATGTCGCCTTCGACGATGAACACGCCGGCGCGTTCCAGGAGGCGCTGACGGGCGCGCTTCAGGTTCGGGTCGTAATAGCGATTGAAGTTGTCGAGGCCGAGGACGCCGTCACCGCGGCGCTTGAGTGCAAGAGAAACGTGCGCTCCGACGAATCCCGCTGCGCCGGTGATGAGGACGGCGAGACTGGAAGGGGAGGCACGGCGCGCCGACCTGCTCACGCGCTTCTCCCAGTCGGAGCCGCCCCAGGAGGTGGCGGAGGAATTGAAAGAGTTGCCGCCAAGAGTACGGCGGCGCGGGGCAGGAGTAGTGGCTGAGGGAGGGGATAAAAGGAAGAGGAAGATGAGGAAGGCCACGACGAAGGTGGAGAAGATAGTGAGCTTGGAGAGTGAGGAATGAAGCCTCATTCGGTGGTTAATGTACGGCGATTTCTCTGGTTTTTGCTTCCCCGGCGTGGAGGGCGCGTGATCCATCAAATTTAATTGcgacattttcacaaacacctcaaTTGCACACTTTCATTCAGTGCGGCAgcagaaaaaaaagaggaagaagaaggaggaggaggagaagggttTAGAGAGTGTAGGTTAAGGgtttatttttctgtttcaattttttcttttttccccctAAATTTCTCTTTGCTGCGATTAGAAGCTGGGGGGTGTGTGTTTTTATTTATATCTCACGTGTGCTTCAAAAACACGCACATGGGTTTGAGTGATTCATTCTGATCCATGAGGTTAATGCTGGCATATCTCTGACTAGCAAAGATTAAGTTTAGTTTATAAATGCGTGAgattatatgtgtttgattaggGAATCGCATTAAAATTCAGAGTATACAATAATACAATAATACAATAATACAATACCATAATAGATTGGATAGTTTGAAAGTGGAATTACTGATTACTGaaattttccttttcaatttttcgTCTTTGCATAATGGTCATGGAAGGTGAGCGTGAGCTGTTTCACACGGGATTACGGTAGACGAGTATTTCTCGCGtgagttttatttttcttttgaagcTAAAGTTGCTTTCAATAAATCAATGGAcagaaattaatttataaatgttTTTGTTTGGAATAAAGAGAGCGTAACACATTAAACGGGAGTATGTAGAaatcatagttgtcagaaccgaactgGTAATCGAACCGATCAGATTATTAGATTATTGAGTTATTAATTTAATCGATAAATCACTGATTGAACCGGTTGATTcagtattatataaataaaaaataaaaataatcaaaaatataaaattttaatttaaaatacatatttttactaatatttaaagaatattaaaatattttaaaataatatagaataataagtattttattatttttactctattataaatatttttattttgtttttatattaaaataactattatttttaaatttcaacaatttattaattagtttatatctattatattattatatactacaagtatttattaaaaaataatgctaatagatattatataattataaaaaaataaatgagttcataattattgttaaataaaaatataattaatttaagaataaatgaatttataactaaattttaaataaattggatagaaataaattatttgatatatatatatatatatatatatatatatgaaaaccaTCCCAGCTTAGTGCCTGTCAATAGGGTCACTTTTCTAAGGAGGGAGGGGTTCAAATCCTTTATGTTacattttgttaaaatttaatttctaattggTTCGGTTGGACCGAACTTTATCGAGTTCGACTGGTTTTTACCGGTTTGCACCGGGTTTAACCAGTTCACAGCGATTTTAAACTTTATACGGTCTAAACAACAGACCGGATCGGTAAAGAGTTCGGTTCATCGGTTTttggttgaaccggccggtccagtCCGGTTCTGCTAACACTGGTAGGAACTAAAAAAATAAACAGTATAATAGGGTATAATTCGTTGTCATTTACGGCATTGTCATTAACAACCAAATGAATTAACACCACACCATTTTCTATAATTTAAAAATGGCTTATTCTTGATTCTATCAACACTTGTTTCAAAATTCTAGAATATTTTGCTATTCCGTTGCAACCAAATGTTTCAGATAACTGCAAAAAATCCTATCAACTACTTCTTTTGCTTAGAGCTATGACCAGACACTTCAATCTAACTCTCAAAAAGCTCTTTGACAGTCCGTTAAATAGCACAAGCTCTATCAGCACACGTCAAACAAGCGCAACACACCTGCCACGTAAACTCACAGTCAAGAAACAAATGATGCACAAATGCTATTTTCTTTCTACACAAAACACAAATCTTATCACTGTGATGTATAATTTCTAGCCTACTCAATTTCTCTTTAGTGTTGACCCTACCTACTAAgacaaaccatgcaaatagttcaACTCTTGGAGGAACCAATCCTCTCCATATGGTACTAGTGAAGCTATAGCTTGTGATGTCCTCCGAGAGAGTCTCTTTCTGCAACACATGCACAAATGAATTAGTAGAAAAAACACATGTTCTGTCAAATTTTCATATAATTGTATCCTCTCTATCGGACGATAGTTTTACTAGCCGTAATCGGTCATGAAGTTGATTGAGCAACTCTAGCTCCTACTGGAATAATCCTCTCCTCCACTGAAAGTTCCATACCCACTCTAACCCATTCCAGAACCGACAGTCCCCTATGATAGATCCTTGTTGATTTGAAACAGAGCAGAGCCTCAAAAACTATCTTTCAAAGAGCCACTTTGTAACTAATCATCCTCCCAGAATTGAATACGTCTTCCATTTCTCACCTCCATAGGCAAACCACTGATCATCATATCTCTTACCTATTGCTCTTTAATATTAAGCTGGCAAATATCTTTCCATGGGTCACCTCTTGACGGTAATGACTATTTTGACAACATTATAGTTGGATTAAAATGATTACAAGAACACAACCTTATTCAACAACAAGCAATCTTCCTTCGAAAAGTGCCACCACCATTTGACCAGAAGCGACACATTTCTGATTAATGCATCGCCCACCCCCAATCCACCTAACTTTTTCGAAGCTTGCACTATCTCCCATTTCACAAGTGGTACACCGTTATTCCCATTTTCTTTACTCCATAAAAACCTTCTCTGTAACCTAATTATCTTTTATGTGTGTTTGCAAAAGTgaaaaaatcagcaagtgtgcgtacgcacaagtcccagcacttgatttcattaatgaaacacatgGCTCGTGAATTTGGGGCGCTCTTGGCTCAATTTTAGAAGTGATGAAGCCATTttggagtgctatatgaagggaacTTCATCACATATCAAAAGAAGAGCTCACTAAGATATTAGGAAAATACAGTTTAACTGTGGGGAGatttgacaaaccccaattttgtggttatcttgtgttaaattcaggggattttatcaacttatctcacatttattcaatgaaataacatggttttatgaatttttcctaatttgtgcttaagagtgaaaacatgctttttaggcctttaatttgataaatttaattcactttaattccattcgatgccttgatatgtttgttaagtgatttcaggtttaaaaaggcaaagattgggttgaagaaa is a window from the Arachis hypogaea cultivar Tifrunner chromosome 1, arahy.Tifrunner.gnm2.J5K5, whole genome shotgun sequence genome containing:
- the LOC112803764 gene encoding UDP-glucuronate 4-epimerase 5-like; the protein is MSQLNLMDHAPSTPGKQKPEKSPYINHRMRLHSSLSKLTIFSTFVVAFLIFLFLLSPPSATTPAPRRRTLGGNSFNSSATSWGGSDWEKRVSRSARRASPSSLAVLITGAAGFVGAHVSLALKRRGDGVLGLDNFNRYYDPNLKRARQRLLERAGVFIVEGDINDAALLRKLFDVVPFTHVAHLAAQAGVRYAMQNPSSYVHSNVAGFVNLLEACKTANPQPAVVWASSSSVYGLNSKVPFSEKDRTDQPASLYAATKKAGEEIAHSYNHIYGLSITGLRFFTVYGPWGRPDMAYFFFTKDILKGKQITVFEAPDGGMVARDFTYIDDVVKGFLGALDTAKKSTGSGGKKKEPAQLRVFNLGNTSPVPVSELVAILERLLKVKAKKKVVAMPRNGDVRFTHANISLASKELGYRPTTDLGTGLRKFVKWYLEFYPGSKKKSAWLQRL